The DNA segment CTCCTACCATGCCTCCGATGACCACCATGGACAGCGACAGCATGATGATCTGGTTCACGCCGGCCATGATCGACGGCATCGCGAGCGGAATCTGGATTCCGGTGAGGATCTTGCGCGGTGGTGAACCGAATGCCTCACCCGCTTCGACCATTTCCTTGTCGACCTGGCGGATGCCCAGCTCGGTCAACCGGACCCCCGGAGGGATGGAGAACGCCACCGTCGCCACGAGCCCGGCTCCAGCGCCGACGGAGAACAAGGAGACCGCCGGAATCAGGTAGATGAACTGTGGCAGGGTCTGCATGAAGTCCATGACCGGCTTGATGATCCGGCTGGCCACCTGACTTCGGGCGGCAAGTATGCCGATGGGGATGGCGATCAGAATCGCGACGATCCCGGCGATCAGCACGATCGACAGGGTCTCCATCGCGCCATCGAAGGCGTTGAGGCCATCGATGACGGCGAACCCGATGAGCGTCGCGAGCCCGAATTTCCAGCCCCGCACCCACAGCGCGAGCAGCGCGAACACGATGAACATGACCCACGACGGGGGCCATTGGAGCAGCTCGGAAAGCCACGCGACGCTTTCCTTGATCGCCGTGTCGAGACCGTCGAAAACGTCGCCAAGCGTGGTTTCAAGCCAGTCGAGCACGGCCTCGAACCACTCACCGACCGGAATCCGCGGTACTTGCCAGCCTTCGGCGGCGGAGAAGAGTTCACGCATCCGCTACCACCTCTTTCACCGCGCCTTCCACTCGCCGGTCGATCTCTCCCAGAGCTCCCAGCAGCGTCGCTGTGGGAACGACTCCGAGCAGGATGTTCCGCTTGTCGACAACCGGCAGCGGCAACGCGCTTGCGGCAGCTGGAGTGAACAGCTCGTGGACCGGGGTGTCGGGGTGCACGACCGGATGCTCACCAGTGAGCGCTTCGTGTAGCCCTTTCGAGCCGCGTTCGGTGGCGTCGGCCACGGTGGTGTCGGTGACAACGCCGACCAGTTTCCCCTCCCTGTCGAGCACATGAAGGCCCGGATACCTGCTCTCCCGCAGGGCCGCCCTCGCGGCGGAGGGCGAGGAGTCGACGGTGATGGTCTCGACGGCAGGCTCCATCACGGAGCTGGCCGTCAACACCCTCGTCCGGTCGACATCCCGCACGAACTGCGCGACGTAGTCGTTGGCCGGATGAGCGAGGATGTCCTCCGCGGTGCCGATCTGCTCGATCCTTCCCTGCCGCATCATCGCGATGCGGTCGCCGAGCCGCATGGCCTCGTTCAGGTCGTGGGTGATGAAGATGATCGTCTTTCCGAGCTGGGCCTGTAGTGACAGGAGCTGGTCCTGCATCTCCCTTCGGATCAGCGGGTCAAGCGCGCTGAACGCCTCGTCCATGAGCAGGATGTCGGTGTCCGCGGCCAACGCGCGTGCGAGACCAACTCGCTGACGCATCCCACCGGAGAGCTGTTCAGGCAGGTGGTTTTCCCAGCCGCCGAGGCCCACCAAGTCGAGCGACTCCTGTGCTTTGGTCAGGCGCTCCTCGCGCTCCATACCTTTGATCTGGAGGCCGTAGGCGGCGTTCTGCAACACGGTGCGGTGCGGGAACAACGCGAAATGCTGGAACACCATGCTCATGGTGCTCCGTCGCATCTCGCGGATCTCCTTGCGTGACATGGCGGTGATGTCCTCGCCATCCACACACACTCTTCCCGCCGTCGCGGGCAGTAAGCCGTTCAGCATTCGGATCAAGGTGGATTTACCGGATCCGGAGAGCCCCATGACGACGAAAGTCTCGCCACCGTGCACCTCGAAGGATGCGTCGATCACCGCGGGAGTGACTCCTGGAATGTCCAATTCGGACACTGAGGTTCCGCTCTCAAGATCACGTACCGCCTCTAGTGCACGGCGCCCGAACACCTTATAGAGATTTTCAGCACGAACAGTCGGCAATGTATCAGGGTCCCTTCGCGACGGTCGCGTGGACAACGGCTACCCAATATTCATTGCTAGCACCATATTCCAGTTGCCGACAGAAACAACACTTCGGCCGAAAAGTAGACACGTGCGTTATGCATCCATTTTTCAGTCGACCAGATAATCACGAACTGACGACCAAAGGGCCACGAAACGACTGTCGATCGGCCGCCGAAGCGGACATAAGGCCGAAATCTTCTTGACTACGGCGATTATTTTCGACTTGTCGCCACACTGCGGATTCGCGCGACAATTCGGATGCCCTCGCGTCGACGTGAAAGGGGCCCCGCCGGATGGTCCGGCAGGGCCCCAGGATTCGACCGAATGGCTGCTAGCAATCTCGCAATTCTGGACTCTGATTCAGCAACTGCCCTCGCACGGAGACGAAGTCGCGGTACTCGTCGCCGTCAACGGCGACCGGCCGGAAAACGGCGACCCGGTGACAATTCTGGAAGGCGAGCTTGACCCCGAAGTGACGTTCGAGCCCGCCTCTGATCGCGTCGGAGGCCAGTGCCCGCAAGAGCTGTCCACGTTCACTCTCACTCGGTGGCGGCGTCGTGTTGTCGGCGAACTCGGCGTTGCCGGTCTCCAGGTCGGCCACCACGTCGCTGATCACCTGCCACGCGTAAG comes from the Prauserella marina genome and includes:
- a CDS encoding ABC transporter permease, translating into MRELFSAAEGWQVPRIPVGEWFEAVLDWLETTLGDVFDGLDTAIKESVAWLSELLQWPPSWVMFIVFALLALWVRGWKFGLATLIGFAVIDGLNAFDGAMETLSIVLIAGIVAILIAIPIGILAARSQVASRIIKPVMDFMQTLPQFIYLIPAVSLFSVGAGAGLVATVAFSIPPGVRLTELGIRQVDKEMVEAGEAFGSPPRKILTGIQIPLAMPSIMAGVNQIIMLSLSMVVIGGMVGAPGLGASVFEAVTRLQLGAGFEYGLGVVILAIYLDRFTSALAARSAVNRARRLAGTA
- a CDS encoding quaternary amine ABC transporter ATP-binding protein, which translates into the protein MPTVRAENLYKVFGRRALEAVRDLESGTSVSELDIPGVTPAVIDASFEVHGGETFVVMGLSGSGKSTLIRMLNGLLPATAGRVCVDGEDITAMSRKEIREMRRSTMSMVFQHFALFPHRTVLQNAAYGLQIKGMEREERLTKAQESLDLVGLGGWENHLPEQLSGGMRQRVGLARALAADTDILLMDEAFSALDPLIRREMQDQLLSLQAQLGKTIIFITHDLNEAMRLGDRIAMMRQGRIEQIGTAEDILAHPANDYVAQFVRDVDRTRVLTASSVMEPAVETITVDSSPSAARAALRESRYPGLHVLDREGKLVGVVTDTTVADATERGSKGLHEALTGEHPVVHPDTPVHELFTPAAASALPLPVVDKRNILLGVVPTATLLGALGEIDRRVEGAVKEVVADA
- a CDS encoding SCO5389 family protein, translating into MSLHVPTELLERAERGAVEDAEFVACVRESLPYAWQVISDVVADLETGNAEFADNTTPPPSESERGQLLRALASDAIRGGLERHFGVKLAFQNCHRVAVFRPVAVDGDEYRDFVSVRGQLLNQSPELRDC